In Allorhizobium pseudoryzae, the genomic window TCGCGGTGCTGGAAAAAGGGTATCTCGGCTCCGGCAATGTGGGTCGCAACACGACGATCATCCGCTCCAACTATCTCCTGGAAGGCAACGAACCCTTCTACGAGTTCTCCATGAAGCTGTGGGAAGGGCTGGAGCAGGATTTTAATTTCAACGCGATGGTCTCGCAGCGCGGCATCGTCAACCTGTTCCATTCGGATGGCCAGCGCGATGCCTATGCGCGGCGCGGCAATGCCATGAAGATGCACGGTGTCGATGCCGAACTGTTGGACCGGGAGGGCGTGCGCAAGCTGATGCCCTTCCTCAATTTTGACCATGCCCGGTTTCCGATCCTCGGCGGGCTGTTGCAGAAGCGGGCGGGCACGGCACGTCATGATGCCGTCGCCTGGGGCTATGCGCGCGGTGCCGATAGCCGTGGCGTCGATCTGATCCAGAACTGCGAAGTGACCGGTATTGTCCGCGACGAGACGGGGCGGGTAACCGGCGTCGAGACCTCTAAGGGTTTCATCGGCTGCACCAAGCTCGCACTCGCCACCGCCGGCCACACCTCGGTGACGGGGAAGATGGCGGGGCTTGACCTGCCGATCGAAACGCATGTGCTGCAGGCCTTCGTGTCTGAAGGGCTGAAGCCGGTGATCCCGAACGTCATCACCTATGGCGCCGGACACTTCTATATCTCGCAGTCCGACAAGGGCGGTTTGGTCTTCGGCGCCGATATCGACTACTATTCCTCCTATGCCCAGCGCGGCAACCTCGCCACCGTCGAGCATACGATCGAGGAGGGGGTCTCGCTGATCCCCGGCCTGTCGCGCGCCCGGGTGCTGCGCGCCTGGGGCGGGGTGATGGACATGTCGATGGACGGCTCGCCGATCATCGACAAGACGCCGATCGACAACCTCTACCTGAACTGCGGCTGGTGTTACGGCGGCTTCAAGGCCACGCCCGCCTCCGGCTTCTGCTTTGCCCATCTGATCGCCAAGGACGAGCCGCATTATACGGCGCGCCTGCTGCGCCTCGACCGCTTCCGGCGCGGTTTCGTGGTGGATGAAGGCGGCAAGGGCCCGCAGCCGAACCTGCACTGACGAGACAAGAAAAGCCATGGCAAGCCTGATCACCTGTCCCCATTGCGGGGTCCGCCCGAAGGAAGAATTCGCGATCCGCGGCGATGCGGTGCCGGTGCGCCCGGGGCCGAATGCCTCCGACGATGCCTGGTATGCTTATGTCTATGTGCGCGACAACCCGAAGGGGCGCATCCGGGAATACTGGCACCACACCGGCGGCTGCCGGCGCTTCCTCATCGTGGAGCGAGACAATGTAACCCACGAGGTCTTTTCCGTGACCGATGCGGACGCTCTGGCGCGCAACAAGAGCGGGGAGGTGGCCTGATGGTGCCCTATCGCCTTTCCACCGGTGGTCTCGTCAATCGTAACCAGCCGCTCTCGTTTACGTTCGATGGCAAAGCCCATCGTGGGTTCGAGGGTGATACGCTTGCCTCCGCGCTGCTCGCCAATGGTGAGCTGCTGGTGGGTCGCAGTTTCAAGTATCATCGTCCGCGCGGCATCGTGACCGCCGGTTCGGCGGAACCGAATGCGCTGGTGACCATCGGCACCGGAGGCCGCACGGAGCCCAATAGCCGCGCCACCGTCGCCGAACTTTATGGCGGGCTGACCACCCAAAGCCAGAACCGCTGGCCCTCGCTGTCCTTCGATATCGGCGGCATCAACAGTCTGCTGTCGCCATTCCTCTCGGCGGGCTTCTACTACAAGACCTTCATGTGGCCGGCCGCCTTCTGGGAGAAGGTTTATGAGCCGCTGATCCGCCGCGCCGCCGGTCTCGGACGGCTGGCAACGGAGGCCGATCCGGACCGCTATGAAAAGGCCTGGGCGTATTGCGACCTGCTGGTGATCGGGTCCGGTCCCGCCGGTCTGATGGCGGCACTGGCGGCGGCGCGTGCCGGTGCCCGCGTGATCCTGGCGGACGAAGGCTTTCGCCTCGGCGGCTCGCTTCTGTCGGAAAGCGTCGCCGTCGGCGGCCTGCCCGCGGCAGACTTTGCCGGGACGATCCTCGCCGAATTGTCCTCCCTGCCGAACGTCACCCTGATGCCGCGCACCACCGTCTTCGGTTGGTATGACGACATGGTGTTCGGCGCGGTCGAGAAGGTGCAGAAACACGTGGCCGAGCCGAGCCTCGATCTGCCGGTGGAGCGGATCTGGCGGATCGTGGCGAAACGCGCCGTCTTGGCCTCCGGCGCGGAAGAACGGCCGCTCGTCTTCGGCGGCAATGACCGCCCGGGCGTGATGACCGCGCAGGCGGCGCGCACCTATCTCAACCGCTACGGTGTTTCCGCTGGCCGCAAGGTGGCTATCTTCACCAATGGCGGTTCCGGGTATGGGCTCGCGCGTGATCTCGTGGCCGCCGGTGTCGAGGTGACGGCGCTGATCGATGCGCGGCGCGAGAGCGGCGATCTTGTGCCCGACGGGCTGCGGCTGATCCGTGGCGGGGCGGTGACGGCGACCAAGGGGCATCTGGCGCTGAAGGGCATCATTGCCGACCGCTCCGGTTACGAAGAGGCGATTGCCTGCGATGCGCTCGCTATGTCTGGCGGCTGGTCGCCGATCGTGCATCTGATGTGCCAGCGCGGCGCAAAGCCAGTCTGGTCCGAGGAAAAACAGGCGTTTCTGGCGCCGGAGGTTGGTGCGGCCTTTGTGCCCGCCGGCAGTGCAGCGGGGCTTGCTGATCTTTCCGCCTGCCTGAAGGATGGGGCGAACAAGGCAACGGCGCTTTGCCGCGACCTCGGATTTGCCGCTTACGAGGCGGACCTGCCGGAGGTGGAGGGAGCCTATGACCCCGACTTTGCAGCCCTCTGGTATGTGCAGGGCTCGAAAGGCAAGGCCTTTGTCGATTTCCAGAACGATGTGACGATGGCCGATCTGGGGCTGTCGCAGCGGGAAGGCTATCGCTCGATCGAGATGAGCAAGCGCTATACGACCGGCGGCATGGCGACGGATCAGGGCAAGCTCGGCAATGTCAACACGATCGGCATCGTCGCCGGTATGCGTGGCGTTTCGCCGGCGGAGATCGGCACCACCACGTTCCGTCCCTTCTATACGCCCGTCTCCTTCGGGGGGCTGGCGGGCACATCGCGGGGTGAACATTCGCGGCCCGTGCGCCGTTCGCCGCTGCATGGCTGGGCGGCGAAGAACGGTGCGGTCTTCGTCGAAGCGGGGCTCTGGTACCGCTCCTCCTGGTTCCCGCGCGAGGGCGAAAAGACCTGGCGCGACAGCGTGGACCGCGAGGTGCGCACTGTGCGGGCGAGCGCCGGTCTCTGCGATGTCTCGACGCTCGGCAAGATCGAGATCTTTGGTGCCGGTGCGGCGGAATTCCTCAACCGCGTCTACAGCAACGCCTTCCTGAAACTGCCAGTCGGCAAGGCGCGTTACGGCCTGATGCTGCGCGAGGATGGCATCGTCTATGACGACGGCACCACCAGCCGGCTCTCCGAAAACCACTATGTGCTGACGACCACCACGGCCTATGCGGCGGAGGTGATGACGCATCTGGAATTTGCCGCGCAGACGCTCTTCTCCCATCTCGACGTGCGGTTTGCCTCCTCCTCCGACCAATGGGCCCAGATGTCGATCGCCGGGCCGAAAGCGCGCATCATCCTGCAGCGGTTGGTGGAGGACGATCTCTCCGATGCCGCCTTCCCCTTCCTGGCCGCGCGCGCGGTGACGCTGAAGGGCGGGCTTGCCGCCCGGCTGTTCCGCATCTCGTTTTCCGGCGAGCTGGCATTCGAACTGGCCGTGCCCGCCGGCTATGGCGAGGCGGTGGCCGATGCCATCATGCAGGCCGGTTACGAGGAGGGCATCTGCGCCTACGGCGTCGAGGCGCTCAACGTGCTGCGCATCGAAAAGGGTCATGTGACGCACAACGAGCTGGACGGCCGCACCACCGCCGACGATGTGGGGCTTGGCCGGATGATGGCGATGCAGAAGCCCGATTTCATCGGCAAGCGGCTCTCCACCCGCTTCGGCCTGACGGCGGCCGACCGCCTGCAACTGGTGGGACTGAAGCCGGTGGAGGCCGATGGCGAGATCAAGGCCGGCGCGCATCTCTTGAAGGAAAATGCCAAGCCTTCCACCGTCAACGATCAGGGGTTCGTCTCGTCGGCTTGCTACTCGCCGACTCTCGGCTCGCATATCGCGCTCGCCATGCTGAAATCGGGCCGCGAACGCTATGGCGAAAAGATCGTGGTGTGGGATGCGCTGCGCGACAGCGAGATCCTCGCCGAAGTCTGCGCGCCGGTCTTCGTCGATCCCGACAACACCAAACTCCAGGCCTGAGGGACACGCCGATGACCATCGCCTTCGTTCACCGGCATGTGCTGGAAGACCACATCATCGGCTTCGAGACGAAACCGAACGCCCACCACATCACCGTACCGCGCCACCCGACCATTCTGACTGTCCTGGCGCATGCGGGTTCGGAGGCTGCTGTCGGTGCCGCGCTCGCACATATCGAGGGCGTTTCCGTCCGCGTCTGCGGCCCCGCCGAATGGCTTTGCGTGTCGGAAACCGTCTCTGCCGAGGCTCTGCTGCGGCTTGTGCGCGAGATCGAGGGCGCCTCTGCCTTCGATCACAGCGATGGCCGGGTGCTGCTGCAGATCACTGGTGCGCATGTGCGCAAGATCCTCGCCAAGTGCCTGGCCGTCGATCTGCATCCGGAGGCCTTTGCCATCGGCCGCTCGGCGAACATGCTGGTGGCGCATGTCTCCGGCAACCTCATCCGCACCGCGGACAACATCTTCGAGATCATCGTGCCGCGCTCCTATGCCGGCACCGTCTTCGAGGAGCTGATGGAAATGGGCCGCGAGTTTGCGCTGACGGCAGGGTTCGCCGGCGAATAGGCTTCAGGTGATCGCAAGGATCTCCAACTCCTGGCCGCCAACGGTCACCACATCGCCGACCGTTTTGCCGAGCAGCGCCTGGGCGACCGGCGAGACATAGGAAACGCTGCCGGCCTTCGGATCGGCCTCGTCCTCGCCGACGATACGATAGGTCTGTACACGTCCATCCTCGCGCTCGAAGCGCACCGTGTGGCCAAACGCGACCACTTCCTTGGAGGCCGGTGCCGGGCGCAGATCGGCGGTGCGCAACCGCTCCACCAGATACCGGATGTCGCGGGCCGGCCCTGCGGAGTGTCGACGGCGCTCGTTGACATCCTCTTCGACCTGCGCTGCCTCGAAGGCCGCGCGCGCCTCCGCCAGATCCCGCTCCAGGGCCTTCAACCCGGCTTCGGTGACGAGATTGGGATGGGGCGAGACCACCCGGTCCGGCAGGATGGTTTCCGCCGCGGTCTCTGCACTGTCTTCCTTTGTGAAGGCTACGCTCAAGGGTCTGGCTCCGGTGAGTGATCGAAGTTGCTTGATATACCGCGGGAGGGCAAGGGGGGAAGGGAGAGTGACGGGAATGGGAATGGGCCCCGTTTCGTGCTAAAAACGCAATCCTGAGAAAAGGTTTCATCATGCAGCCTAAGCGATCTCTCCAAATTACCCTTCCCGATGAGCTTGCCGAGATGGTGGCGATGAAAGTTGCCTCCGGTGAATATGCGAGCGAGAGCGACGTGATCCGCGATGGCCTCCTGTCGCTCGTATCCCGTGATGCGAGCTTGGAGCGCTGGTTGAAGGACGATGTCGCGCCAGTCTATGACCGGTACAAAGCTGACCCGGCCAAGGCTGTCTCGCTTGAGGATGCCATGCACCATCTGAAGAGCCGCATCGCGGATCATGGGACCAAGTCCAGGTGAAACGGTATGTCGTCCGACTGACTCCGGATGCGGAAGCCGACCTTTTCAACATCTATCGCTATATCCTTGAAGCCAACGGCGTCCGAGACCATCGCGCTTGGTTACCTCGACAGGATCAACGCCTTCCTCGCCTCCTTTCAAACTTTTCCCGCACGAGGCAGCCTGCGTAACGAAATCCGCGAAGGCCTGCGGATCAGTTATCGCGGCCAGTCGCTCGACCTCTGAGGGTCACCGATCAGCCATGCCGCAAACGGCACAATTTGTTTCGCGAAAGCGACTATTGCCTGCCATCACCTGCCTCTAGGCTCGCATGCCAGCGGTTCGGCCAAGGGAGTGTTTGCGGATGAAGAGTCATGCCAGGGTTGTCGTGATCGGCGGTGGGGTCGTCGGCTGTTCGGTGCTCTATCACCTCACCAAGTTCGGCTGGACGGATGTGGTTCTCGTCGAGCGCTCCGAACTCACCTCCGGTTCGACCTGGCATGCGGCGGGCGGCATGCACACGATCAATGGCGATCCGAACGTCGCCAAGCTGCAGAAATACACGGTCGAACTCTACAAGGAGATCGAGGAGTATTCCGGCCAGGATATCGGCCTGCACATGACCTCCGGCCTGATGCTGGCGGCGACGCCGGAGCGGTTCGACTGGATGAAGTCGCTGCTTGCCAAGGGAAAATATGCCGGCGGCGAGGCGCGGCTGATCTCGGCGGACGAAGCCTATGCAATGA contains:
- a CDS encoding sarcosine oxidase subunit beta family protein, which produces MRYSALEIIRHAFSGNRHWKPAWREPQPKPQYDVIIVGGGGHGLATAYYLAKEFGVTNVAVLEKGYLGSGNVGRNTTIIRSNYLLEGNEPFYEFSMKLWEGLEQDFNFNAMVSQRGIVNLFHSDGQRDAYARRGNAMKMHGVDAELLDREGVRKLMPFLNFDHARFPILGGLLQKRAGTARHDAVAWGYARGADSRGVDLIQNCEVTGIVRDETGRVTGVETSKGFIGCTKLALATAGHTSVTGKMAGLDLPIETHVLQAFVSEGLKPVIPNVITYGAGHFYISQSDKGGLVFGADIDYYSSYAQRGNLATVEHTIEEGVSLIPGLSRARVLRAWGGVMDMSMDGSPIIDKTPIDNLYLNCGWCYGGFKATPASGFCFAHLIAKDEPHYTARLLRLDRFRRGFVVDEGGKGPQPNLH
- a CDS encoding sarcosine oxidase subunit delta; this translates as MASLITCPHCGVRPKEEFAIRGDAVPVRPGPNASDDAWYAYVYVRDNPKGRIREYWHHTGGCRRFLIVERDNVTHEVFSVTDADALARNKSGEVA
- a CDS encoding sarcosine oxidase subunit alpha family protein → MVPYRLSTGGLVNRNQPLSFTFDGKAHRGFEGDTLASALLANGELLVGRSFKYHRPRGIVTAGSAEPNALVTIGTGGRTEPNSRATVAELYGGLTTQSQNRWPSLSFDIGGINSLLSPFLSAGFYYKTFMWPAAFWEKVYEPLIRRAAGLGRLATEADPDRYEKAWAYCDLLVIGSGPAGLMAALAAARAGARVILADEGFRLGGSLLSESVAVGGLPAADFAGTILAELSSLPNVTLMPRTTVFGWYDDMVFGAVEKVQKHVAEPSLDLPVERIWRIVAKRAVLASGAEERPLVFGGNDRPGVMTAQAARTYLNRYGVSAGRKVAIFTNGGSGYGLARDLVAAGVEVTALIDARRESGDLVPDGLRLIRGGAVTATKGHLALKGIIADRSGYEEAIACDALAMSGGWSPIVHLMCQRGAKPVWSEEKQAFLAPEVGAAFVPAGSAAGLADLSACLKDGANKATALCRDLGFAAYEADLPEVEGAYDPDFAALWYVQGSKGKAFVDFQNDVTMADLGLSQREGYRSIEMSKRYTTGGMATDQGKLGNVNTIGIVAGMRGVSPAEIGTTTFRPFYTPVSFGGLAGTSRGEHSRPVRRSPLHGWAAKNGAVFVEAGLWYRSSWFPREGEKTWRDSVDREVRTVRASAGLCDVSTLGKIEIFGAGAAEFLNRVYSNAFLKLPVGKARYGLMLREDGIVYDDGTTSRLSENHYVLTTTTAYAAEVMTHLEFAAQTLFSHLDVRFASSSDQWAQMSIAGPKARIILQRLVEDDLSDAAFPFLAARAVTLKGGLAARLFRISFSGELAFELAVPAGYGEAVADAIMQAGYEEGICAYGVEALNVLRIEKGHVTHNELDGRTTADDVGLGRMMAMQKPDFIGKRLSTRFGLTAADRLQLVGLKPVEADGEIKAGAHLLKENAKPSTVNDQGFVSSACYSPTLGSHIALAMLKSGRERYGEKIVVWDALRDSEILAEVCAPVFVDPDNTKLQA
- a CDS encoding sarcosine oxidase subunit gamma, with product MTIAFVHRHVLEDHIIGFETKPNAHHITVPRHPTILTVLAHAGSEAAVGAALAHIEGVSVRVCGPAEWLCVSETVSAEALLRLVREIEGASAFDHSDGRVLLQITGAHVRKILAKCLAVDLHPEAFAIGRSANMLVAHVSGNLIRTADNIFEIIVPRSYAGTVFEELMEMGREFALTAGFAGE
- the greA gene encoding transcription elongation factor GreA, translating into MSVAFTKEDSAETAAETILPDRVVSPHPNLVTEAGLKALERDLAEARAAFEAAQVEEDVNERRRHSAGPARDIRYLVERLRTADLRPAPASKEVVAFGHTVRFEREDGRVQTYRIVGEDEADPKAGSVSYVSPVAQALLGKTVGDVVTVGGQELEILAIT
- a CDS encoding ribbon-helix-helix domain-containing protein — its product is MQPKRSLQITLPDELAEMVAMKVASGEYASESDVIRDGLLSLVSRDASLERWLKDDVAPVYDRYKADPAKAVSLEDAMHHLKSRIADHGTKSR